In a single window of the Scyliorhinus canicula chromosome 1, sScyCan1.1, whole genome shotgun sequence genome:
- the mn1b gene encoding transcriptional activator MN1 isoform X3, translated as MYGLDQFSRSGGQGGERNFGQTALGMSGHYKSPAFPGGSGNALEEQALNPLAEPPMLGMGMSPALGGEQYGFHPRGHSELHGAGAGAMQQQQQQPAPPQPQPQPQPPPQPQAQPPPAVHGYFPNGPHPHPQQHHPHAHHFSGTFCGTEPGPSCLHGGRLLGTPGYSSNPLSGQQQAFGESYEPLAENQGGGAGGEAFSQQQQQQQQQPPPGRSGTLTDYHQHHTPSSNHTPCLPLDQSPNRAASFHGLPSSSSSEAHGLEQRRLQNQPAVDSMEYNYQSDAPSGPFDIPVFSPSESSAQLPHYGTSRHVPSSNFPANPAMPRAPGMVSLGKVHPQQQHGVFYERFGNARKMSVGMEPGVAARNPLMQQQAGLLARQNSCPPAIPRQQQAEAGAPNSSLQDNGTMMQSQHAPFEYPIQRLENRNMHPYSEPMFNIQQQPNQRLQHFDAPYLNVAKRPRFDFPNSHNVDNCATWSSSNMHNASLENHLSPSAYPGLPNEFSPPGPEGFPPGPPLQHPGTDQQSLQQRQNMLMMFKQMVSRNQRHRMRQSDLQHLGHHGDVNQNNIVHSNQVGTMPQPNFERESGGRMPTFDPQNPQIGQENAWFPGHHPPGDMLQRRMGGSAVPADGSPHDSVQMNLQQNGSGMLFRPGGNGLGMQEPMRMPGDGHVQGLHSPGMHSQFGNNMGNVTQMQSPSGGMGLPNATTDRRPGPDFPGPQMGGQPGFPFGGPNRPANPHNNPPGVPPSPGNYPPQSEFQPNQRPSMSKIGSLSLGSFSKPGSKDNTIYGQSCLAALSTACQNMIASLGAPNLNVTFNKKNQNEGKRKLSQTDQDSSNGGPNSGSGGSGGGASTGNGPEYFQSNTPQNNPMGVSGNGSGKLATPAAQNTTQGPNQPSQPECNLSPNYALEAIPSEGKGQTGRGRGRRKRDSGHVSPGNFFDKYSAENVNPGVSPGQQGQSTHAGDRGGTPHDKSLTSPSWAKGNDLLLPDQPDLMSSLDSGIQSVTKSDGSSPQVDFSDDVGNNYGNEDEVSSSSDNNISKPSRLVTSSPKLQRADHGLMSSQKPMGHSMLNAHPNSNTTSNTGPVTDSFGLSSTGSGHPGTPGMEQVRTPTSTSAQDEIHPLEILQAQIQLQRQQFSISEDQPLAMKNKKAECPGQNGDTELAACATDNSKAAISTIDIESLMAEHNSTWYMPNDKAMMDSQDEDKQMAPWEKAKSANTNKEALRVFSHLTASFFGTPNLAADLPISQTFSKASSSI; from the coding sequence ATGTACGGGCTGGATCAATTCAGCAGAAGCGGTGGCCAGGGAGGGGAGAGAAACTTCGGCCAGACTGCCCTGGGTATGTCGGGGCACTACAAGAGCCCAGCTTTCCCCGGCGGCAGTGGAAATGCCCTGGAGGAGCAGGCTCTCAATCCTTTGGCGGAGCCCCCTATGCTGGGCATGGGCATGAGCCCGGCGCTGGGCGGCGAGCAGTACGGCTTCCACCCCCGGGGGCACTCGGAGCTGCACGGGGCTGGAGCCGGGGccatgcagcagcagcagcagcagccggcgCCCCCTCAGCCtcaaccccagccccagccacCTCCCCAGCCGCAAGCCCAGCCCCCGCCAGCCGTCCACGGCTACTTCCCCAAcggcccccaccctcacccccaacagcaCCACCCTCATGCCCATCACTTCAGCGGCACCTTCTGCGGAACAGAGCCCGGCCCTTCCTGCCTGCACGGCGGCCGGCTCCTGGGCACCCCCGGCTACAGCAGCAACCCCTTGAGTGGCCAGCAGCAAGCCTTCGGCGAAAGTTATGAGCCGCTGGCTGAGAATCAAGGCGGAGGAGCGGGAGGCGAAGCCTTttcacagcaacagcagcagcagcagcagcaaccaccCCCCGGGAGATCAGGTACCCTCACGGACTACCACCAACACCACACCCCGTCGTCGAACCACACACCTTGCCTCCCCCTGGACCAATCTCCCAATCGAGCTGCCTCTTTTCATGGCCTTCCATCCTCTTCCTCATCCGAGGCACATGGACTAGAGCAGAGACGCCTGCAGAACCAGCCAGCAGTGGACTCAATGGAATATAACTACCAAAGTGATGCCCCTTCAGGGCCCTTTGACATACCAGTGTTTTCTCCCTCGGAGTCCAGTGCCCAGCTCCCTCACTATGGCACCAGCAGGCATGTGCCCAGCAGTAACTTTCCTGCCAACCCGGCCATGCCCAGGGCACCGGGCATGGTGAGCTTGGGCAAAGTCCACCCCCAGCAACAGCATGGTGTGTTTTATGAAAGGTTTGGGAATGCTCGGAAAATGTCTGTGGGCATGGAGCCTGGCGTTGCTGCCAGGAATCCTTTAATGCAGCAACAGGCAGGTTTGCTTGCTCGGCAGAACTCTTGTCCCCCAGCAATACCTAGGCAACAGCAAGCAGAGGCCGGGGCTCCTAACTCCAGTCTCCAGGACAATGGGACAATGATGCAGAGTCAGCATGCTCCTTTTGAATACCCGATTCAAAGACTAGAGAACAGGAATATGCACCCTTACAGCGAGCCGATGTTCAACATTCAACAGCAGCCCAATCAGAGACTACAGCATTTTGATGCTCCCTATCTCAATGTAGCAAAGCGGCCGAGGTTTGACTTTCCAAATAGCCACAATGTGGACAATTGTGCTACTTGGAGTAGCAGCAATATGCATAATGCAAGTTTGGAAAACCATCTATCACCCTCTGCCTACCCTGGCCTTCCCAATGAGTTTTCGCCACCTGGTCCAGAGGGTTTCCCCCCAGGCCCCCCTCTGCAACATCCAGGGACGGATCAGCAGTCCCTTCAGCAGCGCCAAAACATGCTGATGATGTTTAAGCAAATGGTATCAAGGAATCAGCGGCACAGAATGAGGCAATCTGACCTCCAGCACCTGGGGCACCATGGAGATGTCAACCAAAACAACATAGTGCACAGCAACCAAGTAGGAACTATGCCACAGCCAAACTTTGAGAGGGAAAGTGGTGGGAGAATGCCCACTTTTGATCCTCAGAAtccacagattggccaagaaaatgcCTGGTTtcctggccaccacccaccaggtgaTATGCTTCAGAGAAGGATGGGTGGATCTGCCGTGCCTGCTGATGGGAGCCCCCATGATTCAGTCCAGATGAACTTACAGCAGAACGGGTCAGGTATGCTGTTCAGGCCAGGTGGAAATGGGCTCGGTATGCAGGAGCCAATGAGGATGCCAGGTGACGGACATGTACAGGGCTTGCACTCTCCTGGGATGCACTCTCAGTTTGGCAACAATATGGGCAATGTCACGCAGATGCAGTCTCCGAGTGGAGGTATGGGCCTCCCCAATGCTACAACTGATAGAAGACCCGGACCTGATTTCCCAGGTCCCCAAATGGGTGGGCAACCGGGCTTTCCATTTGGGGGACCAAATCGACCGGCCAACCCACACAACAATCCCCCTGGAGTACCTCCATCGCCGGGTAACTACCCACCCCAGTCTGAATTTCAGCCCAACCAGCGTCCCTCAATGAGCAAGATAGGGTCCCTTTCACTGGGCTCTTTCAGCAAGCCTGGTTCAAAGGATAATACAATTTATGGACAGAGCTGTCTGGCAGCCCTTTCTACTGCCTGCCAGAATATGATCGCCAGCTTAGGGGCTCCTAACCTCAATGTCACATTTAACAAAAAGAACCAGAATGAAGGGAAACGCAAACTGAGTCAAACTGACCAGGACAGCAGCAATGGTGGACCAAACAGTGGATCtggaggcagtggtggtggtgccTCCACTGGCAATGGACCAGAATACTTCCAGAGCAACACTCCTCAAAATAATCCAATGGGGGTCTCTGGCAATGGGAGCGGTAAACTGGCCACACCTGCAGCCCAGAACACCACTCAGGGGCCAAACCAGCCATCACAACCAGAATGCAACCTGTCCCCAAACTATGCATTGGAGGCCATCCCAAGTGAAGGCAAAGGACagacggggagagggagagggaggagaaaaagggacagtggCCATGTCAGCCCAGGGAATTTTTTTGACAAATATTCGGCTGAGAACGTGAATCCTGGGGTCAGCCCAGGGCAACAGGGTCAGTCCACGCACGCTGGAGATCGAGGCGGGACTCCGCATGATAAATCCCTCACCTCTCCCTCGTGGGCAAAAGGGAATGACCTTCTACTCCCTGACCAACCTGACCTCATGTCCTCCCTCGACAGTGGGATTCAAAGTGTGACAAAATCCGACGGCAGCTCGCCTCAAGTCGACTTCTCGGATGATGTCGGCAACAACTATGGGAATGAGGACGAGGTGTCTTCGAGCTCCGACAACAACATATCCAAGCCCAGCCGGTTAGTGACCAGCTCCCCAAAACTGCAGCGAGCTGACCACGGGCTGATGAGCAGCCAGAAACCGATGGGTCACAGCATGCTCAATGCACACCCGAACAGCAACACTACCTCCAACACCGGGCCCGTCACCGACAGCTTTGGGCTCAGCAGCACCGGCAGTGGGCACCCGGGCACACCGGGCATGGAGCAGGTTCGCACTCCAACCAGCACATCGGCGCAGGACGAGATTCACCCACTGGAGATCCTGCAAGCACAGATTCAGCTACAGCGGCAACAGTTCAGCATATCTGAAGACCAGCCGCTCGCCATGAAGAACAAAAAAGCCGAATGCCCCGGGCAGAATGGGGACACAGAGCTGGCCGCTTGCGCCACGGACAATAGTAAAGCTGCCATCAGCACGATAGACATTGAGTCATTGATGGCAGAGCATAACTCTACCTGGTACATGCCCAACGACAAGGCCATGATGGATTCACAGGATGAAGACAAGCAAATGGCACCATGGGAAAAGGCCAAGTCTGCAAATACCAACAAAGAAG
- the mn1b gene encoding transcriptional activator MN1 isoform X2, which yields MYGLDQFSRSGGQGGERNFGQTALGMSGHYKSPAFPGGSGNALEEQALNPLAEPPMLGMGMSPALGGEQYGFHPRGHSELHGAGAGAMQQQQQQPAPPQPQPQPQPPPQPQAQPPPAVHGYFPNGPHPHPQQHHPHAHHFSGTFCGTEPGPSCLHGGRLLGTPGYSSNPLSGQQQAFGESYEPLAENQGGGAGGEAFSQQQQQQQQQPPPGRSGTLTDYHQHHTPSSNHTPCLPLDQSPNRAASFHGLPSSSSSEAHGLEQRRLQNQPAVDSMEYNYQSDAPSGPFDIPVFSPSESSAQLPHYGTSRHVPSSNFPANPAMPRAPGMVSLGKVHPQQQHGVFYERFGNARKMSVGMEPGVAARNPLMQQQAGLLARQNSCPPAIPRQQQAEAGAPNSSLQDNGTMMQSQHAPFEYPIQRLENRNMHPYSEPMFNIQQQPNQRLQHFDAPYLNVAKRPRFDFPNSHNVDNCATWSSSNMHNASLENHLSPSAYPGLPNEFSPPGPEGFPPGPPLQHPGTDQQSLQQRQNMLMMFKQMVSRNQRHRMRQSDLQHLGHHGDVNQNNIVHSNQVGTMPQPNFERESGGRMPTFDPQNPQIGQENAWFPGHHPPGDMLQRRMGGSAVPADGSPHDSVQMNLQQNGSGMLFRPGGNGLGMQEPMRMPGDGHVQGLHSPGMHSQFGNNMGNVTQMQSPSGGMGLPNATTDRRPGPDFPGPQMGGQPGFPFGGPNRPANPHNNPPGVPPSPGNYPPQSEFQPNQRPSMSKIGSLSLGSFSKPGSKDNTIYGQSCLAALSTACQNMIASLGAPNLNVTFNKKNQNEGKRKLSQTDQDSSNGGPNSGSGGSGGGASTGNGPEYFQSNTPQNNPMGVSGNGSGKLATPAAQNTTQGPNQPSQPECNLSPNYALEAIPSEGKGQTGRGRGRRKRDSGHVSPGNFFDKYSAENVNPGVSPGQQGQSTHAGDRGGTPHDKSLTSPSWAKGNDLLLPDQPDLMSSLDSGIQSVTKSDGSSPQVDFSDDVGNNYGNEDEVSSSSDNNISKPSRLVTSSPKLQRADHGLMSSQKPMGHSMLNAHPNSNTTSNTGPVTDSFGLSSTGSGHPGTPGMEQVRTPTSTSAQDEIHPLEILQAQIQLQRQQFSISEDQPLAMKNKKAECPGQNGDTELAACATDNSKAAISTIDIESLMAEHNSTWYMPNDKAMMDSQDEDKQMAPWEKAKSANTNKEAHELSQNKASSVQTGSHLQCLSVHCTDDLTDSKGRSPMQTWRSLHSDISNRFGTFVAALT from the coding sequence ATGTACGGGCTGGATCAATTCAGCAGAAGCGGTGGCCAGGGAGGGGAGAGAAACTTCGGCCAGACTGCCCTGGGTATGTCGGGGCACTACAAGAGCCCAGCTTTCCCCGGCGGCAGTGGAAATGCCCTGGAGGAGCAGGCTCTCAATCCTTTGGCGGAGCCCCCTATGCTGGGCATGGGCATGAGCCCGGCGCTGGGCGGCGAGCAGTACGGCTTCCACCCCCGGGGGCACTCGGAGCTGCACGGGGCTGGAGCCGGGGccatgcagcagcagcagcagcagccggcgCCCCCTCAGCCtcaaccccagccccagccacCTCCCCAGCCGCAAGCCCAGCCCCCGCCAGCCGTCCACGGCTACTTCCCCAAcggcccccaccctcacccccaacagcaCCACCCTCATGCCCATCACTTCAGCGGCACCTTCTGCGGAACAGAGCCCGGCCCTTCCTGCCTGCACGGCGGCCGGCTCCTGGGCACCCCCGGCTACAGCAGCAACCCCTTGAGTGGCCAGCAGCAAGCCTTCGGCGAAAGTTATGAGCCGCTGGCTGAGAATCAAGGCGGAGGAGCGGGAGGCGAAGCCTTttcacagcaacagcagcagcagcagcagcaaccaccCCCCGGGAGATCAGGTACCCTCACGGACTACCACCAACACCACACCCCGTCGTCGAACCACACACCTTGCCTCCCCCTGGACCAATCTCCCAATCGAGCTGCCTCTTTTCATGGCCTTCCATCCTCTTCCTCATCCGAGGCACATGGACTAGAGCAGAGACGCCTGCAGAACCAGCCAGCAGTGGACTCAATGGAATATAACTACCAAAGTGATGCCCCTTCAGGGCCCTTTGACATACCAGTGTTTTCTCCCTCGGAGTCCAGTGCCCAGCTCCCTCACTATGGCACCAGCAGGCATGTGCCCAGCAGTAACTTTCCTGCCAACCCGGCCATGCCCAGGGCACCGGGCATGGTGAGCTTGGGCAAAGTCCACCCCCAGCAACAGCATGGTGTGTTTTATGAAAGGTTTGGGAATGCTCGGAAAATGTCTGTGGGCATGGAGCCTGGCGTTGCTGCCAGGAATCCTTTAATGCAGCAACAGGCAGGTTTGCTTGCTCGGCAGAACTCTTGTCCCCCAGCAATACCTAGGCAACAGCAAGCAGAGGCCGGGGCTCCTAACTCCAGTCTCCAGGACAATGGGACAATGATGCAGAGTCAGCATGCTCCTTTTGAATACCCGATTCAAAGACTAGAGAACAGGAATATGCACCCTTACAGCGAGCCGATGTTCAACATTCAACAGCAGCCCAATCAGAGACTACAGCATTTTGATGCTCCCTATCTCAATGTAGCAAAGCGGCCGAGGTTTGACTTTCCAAATAGCCACAATGTGGACAATTGTGCTACTTGGAGTAGCAGCAATATGCATAATGCAAGTTTGGAAAACCATCTATCACCCTCTGCCTACCCTGGCCTTCCCAATGAGTTTTCGCCACCTGGTCCAGAGGGTTTCCCCCCAGGCCCCCCTCTGCAACATCCAGGGACGGATCAGCAGTCCCTTCAGCAGCGCCAAAACATGCTGATGATGTTTAAGCAAATGGTATCAAGGAATCAGCGGCACAGAATGAGGCAATCTGACCTCCAGCACCTGGGGCACCATGGAGATGTCAACCAAAACAACATAGTGCACAGCAACCAAGTAGGAACTATGCCACAGCCAAACTTTGAGAGGGAAAGTGGTGGGAGAATGCCCACTTTTGATCCTCAGAAtccacagattggccaagaaaatgcCTGGTTtcctggccaccacccaccaggtgaTATGCTTCAGAGAAGGATGGGTGGATCTGCCGTGCCTGCTGATGGGAGCCCCCATGATTCAGTCCAGATGAACTTACAGCAGAACGGGTCAGGTATGCTGTTCAGGCCAGGTGGAAATGGGCTCGGTATGCAGGAGCCAATGAGGATGCCAGGTGACGGACATGTACAGGGCTTGCACTCTCCTGGGATGCACTCTCAGTTTGGCAACAATATGGGCAATGTCACGCAGATGCAGTCTCCGAGTGGAGGTATGGGCCTCCCCAATGCTACAACTGATAGAAGACCCGGACCTGATTTCCCAGGTCCCCAAATGGGTGGGCAACCGGGCTTTCCATTTGGGGGACCAAATCGACCGGCCAACCCACACAACAATCCCCCTGGAGTACCTCCATCGCCGGGTAACTACCCACCCCAGTCTGAATTTCAGCCCAACCAGCGTCCCTCAATGAGCAAGATAGGGTCCCTTTCACTGGGCTCTTTCAGCAAGCCTGGTTCAAAGGATAATACAATTTATGGACAGAGCTGTCTGGCAGCCCTTTCTACTGCCTGCCAGAATATGATCGCCAGCTTAGGGGCTCCTAACCTCAATGTCACATTTAACAAAAAGAACCAGAATGAAGGGAAACGCAAACTGAGTCAAACTGACCAGGACAGCAGCAATGGTGGACCAAACAGTGGATCtggaggcagtggtggtggtgccTCCACTGGCAATGGACCAGAATACTTCCAGAGCAACACTCCTCAAAATAATCCAATGGGGGTCTCTGGCAATGGGAGCGGTAAACTGGCCACACCTGCAGCCCAGAACACCACTCAGGGGCCAAACCAGCCATCACAACCAGAATGCAACCTGTCCCCAAACTATGCATTGGAGGCCATCCCAAGTGAAGGCAAAGGACagacggggagagggagagggaggagaaaaagggacagtggCCATGTCAGCCCAGGGAATTTTTTTGACAAATATTCGGCTGAGAACGTGAATCCTGGGGTCAGCCCAGGGCAACAGGGTCAGTCCACGCACGCTGGAGATCGAGGCGGGACTCCGCATGATAAATCCCTCACCTCTCCCTCGTGGGCAAAAGGGAATGACCTTCTACTCCCTGACCAACCTGACCTCATGTCCTCCCTCGACAGTGGGATTCAAAGTGTGACAAAATCCGACGGCAGCTCGCCTCAAGTCGACTTCTCGGATGATGTCGGCAACAACTATGGGAATGAGGACGAGGTGTCTTCGAGCTCCGACAACAACATATCCAAGCCCAGCCGGTTAGTGACCAGCTCCCCAAAACTGCAGCGAGCTGACCACGGGCTGATGAGCAGCCAGAAACCGATGGGTCACAGCATGCTCAATGCACACCCGAACAGCAACACTACCTCCAACACCGGGCCCGTCACCGACAGCTTTGGGCTCAGCAGCACCGGCAGTGGGCACCCGGGCACACCGGGCATGGAGCAGGTTCGCACTCCAACCAGCACATCGGCGCAGGACGAGATTCACCCACTGGAGATCCTGCAAGCACAGATTCAGCTACAGCGGCAACAGTTCAGCATATCTGAAGACCAGCCGCTCGCCATGAAGAACAAAAAAGCCGAATGCCCCGGGCAGAATGGGGACACAGAGCTGGCCGCTTGCGCCACGGACAATAGTAAAGCTGCCATCAGCACGATAGACATTGAGTCATTGATGGCAGAGCATAACTCTACCTGGTACATGCCCAACGACAAGGCCATGATGGATTCACAGGATGAAGACAAGCAAATGGCACCATGGGAAAAGGCCAAGTCTGCAAATACCAACAAAGAAG
- the mn1b gene encoding transcriptional activator MN1 isoform X1 yields MYGLDQFSRSGGQGGERNFGQTALGMSGHYKSPAFPGGSGNALEEQALNPLAEPPMLGMGMSPALGGEQYGFHPRGHSELHGAGAGAMQQQQQQPAPPQPQPQPQPPPQPQAQPPPAVHGYFPNGPHPHPQQHHPHAHHFSGTFCGTEPGPSCLHGGRLLGTPGYSSNPLSGQQQAFGESYEPLAENQGGGAGGEAFSQQQQQQQQQPPPGRSGTLTDYHQHHTPSSNHTPCLPLDQSPNRAASFHGLPSSSSSEAHGLEQRRLQNQPAVDSMEYNYQSDAPSGPFDIPVFSPSESSAQLPHYGTSRHVPSSNFPANPAMPRAPGMVSLGKVHPQQQHGVFYERFGNARKMSVGMEPGVAARNPLMQQQAGLLARQNSCPPAIPRQQQAEAGAPNSSLQDNGTMMQSQHAPFEYPIQRLENRNMHPYSEPMFNIQQQPNQRLQHFDAPYLNVAKRPRFDFPNSHNVDNCATWSSSNMHNASLENHLSPSAYPGLPNEFSPPGPEGFPPGPPLQHPGTDQQSLQQRQNMLMMFKQMVSRNQRHRMRQSDLQHLGHHGDVNQNNIVHSNQVGTMPQPNFERESGGRMPTFDPQNPQIGQENAWFPGHHPPGDMLQRRMGGSAVPADGSPHDSVQMNLQQNGSGMLFRPGGNGLGMQEPMRMPGDGHVQGLHSPGMHSQFGNNMGNVTQMQSPSGGMGLPNATTDRRPGPDFPGPQMGGQPGFPFGGPNRPANPHNNPPGVPPSPGNYPPQSEFQPNQRPSMSKIGSLSLGSFSKPGSKDNTIYGQSCLAALSTACQNMIASLGAPNLNVTFNKKNQNEGKRKLSQTDQDSSNGGPNSGSGGSGGGASTGNGPEYFQSNTPQNNPMGVSGNGSGKLATPAAQNTTQGPNQPSQPECNLSPNYALEAIPSEGKGQTGRGRGRRKRDSGHVSPGNFFDKYSAENVNPGVSPGQQGQSTHAGDRGGTPHDKSLTSPSWAKGNDLLLPDQPDLMSSLDSGIQSVTKSDGSSPQVDFSDDVGNNYGNEDEVSSSSDNNISKPSRLVTSSPKLQRADHGLMSSQKPMGHSMLNAHPNSNTTSNTGPVTDSFGLSSTGSGHPGTPGMEQVRTPTSTSAQDEIHPLEILQAQIQLQRQQFSISEDQPLAMKNKKAECPGQNGDTELAACATDNSKAAISTIDIESLMAEHNSTWYMPNDKAMMDSQDEDKQMAPWEKAKSANTNKEGQDTSQSKASMGPAGSHSQHLSVHSTDLIDSKPQSPVQSWMASHSDITYRAGTFAAALTCI; encoded by the coding sequence ATGTACGGGCTGGATCAATTCAGCAGAAGCGGTGGCCAGGGAGGGGAGAGAAACTTCGGCCAGACTGCCCTGGGTATGTCGGGGCACTACAAGAGCCCAGCTTTCCCCGGCGGCAGTGGAAATGCCCTGGAGGAGCAGGCTCTCAATCCTTTGGCGGAGCCCCCTATGCTGGGCATGGGCATGAGCCCGGCGCTGGGCGGCGAGCAGTACGGCTTCCACCCCCGGGGGCACTCGGAGCTGCACGGGGCTGGAGCCGGGGccatgcagcagcagcagcagcagccggcgCCCCCTCAGCCtcaaccccagccccagccacCTCCCCAGCCGCAAGCCCAGCCCCCGCCAGCCGTCCACGGCTACTTCCCCAAcggcccccaccctcacccccaacagcaCCACCCTCATGCCCATCACTTCAGCGGCACCTTCTGCGGAACAGAGCCCGGCCCTTCCTGCCTGCACGGCGGCCGGCTCCTGGGCACCCCCGGCTACAGCAGCAACCCCTTGAGTGGCCAGCAGCAAGCCTTCGGCGAAAGTTATGAGCCGCTGGCTGAGAATCAAGGCGGAGGAGCGGGAGGCGAAGCCTTttcacagcaacagcagcagcagcagcagcaaccaccCCCCGGGAGATCAGGTACCCTCACGGACTACCACCAACACCACACCCCGTCGTCGAACCACACACCTTGCCTCCCCCTGGACCAATCTCCCAATCGAGCTGCCTCTTTTCATGGCCTTCCATCCTCTTCCTCATCCGAGGCACATGGACTAGAGCAGAGACGCCTGCAGAACCAGCCAGCAGTGGACTCAATGGAATATAACTACCAAAGTGATGCCCCTTCAGGGCCCTTTGACATACCAGTGTTTTCTCCCTCGGAGTCCAGTGCCCAGCTCCCTCACTATGGCACCAGCAGGCATGTGCCCAGCAGTAACTTTCCTGCCAACCCGGCCATGCCCAGGGCACCGGGCATGGTGAGCTTGGGCAAAGTCCACCCCCAGCAACAGCATGGTGTGTTTTATGAAAGGTTTGGGAATGCTCGGAAAATGTCTGTGGGCATGGAGCCTGGCGTTGCTGCCAGGAATCCTTTAATGCAGCAACAGGCAGGTTTGCTTGCTCGGCAGAACTCTTGTCCCCCAGCAATACCTAGGCAACAGCAAGCAGAGGCCGGGGCTCCTAACTCCAGTCTCCAGGACAATGGGACAATGATGCAGAGTCAGCATGCTCCTTTTGAATACCCGATTCAAAGACTAGAGAACAGGAATATGCACCCTTACAGCGAGCCGATGTTCAACATTCAACAGCAGCCCAATCAGAGACTACAGCATTTTGATGCTCCCTATCTCAATGTAGCAAAGCGGCCGAGGTTTGACTTTCCAAATAGCCACAATGTGGACAATTGTGCTACTTGGAGTAGCAGCAATATGCATAATGCAAGTTTGGAAAACCATCTATCACCCTCTGCCTACCCTGGCCTTCCCAATGAGTTTTCGCCACCTGGTCCAGAGGGTTTCCCCCCAGGCCCCCCTCTGCAACATCCAGGGACGGATCAGCAGTCCCTTCAGCAGCGCCAAAACATGCTGATGATGTTTAAGCAAATGGTATCAAGGAATCAGCGGCACAGAATGAGGCAATCTGACCTCCAGCACCTGGGGCACCATGGAGATGTCAACCAAAACAACATAGTGCACAGCAACCAAGTAGGAACTATGCCACAGCCAAACTTTGAGAGGGAAAGTGGTGGGAGAATGCCCACTTTTGATCCTCAGAAtccacagattggccaagaaaatgcCTGGTTtcctggccaccacccaccaggtgaTATGCTTCAGAGAAGGATGGGTGGATCTGCCGTGCCTGCTGATGGGAGCCCCCATGATTCAGTCCAGATGAACTTACAGCAGAACGGGTCAGGTATGCTGTTCAGGCCAGGTGGAAATGGGCTCGGTATGCAGGAGCCAATGAGGATGCCAGGTGACGGACATGTACAGGGCTTGCACTCTCCTGGGATGCACTCTCAGTTTGGCAACAATATGGGCAATGTCACGCAGATGCAGTCTCCGAGTGGAGGTATGGGCCTCCCCAATGCTACAACTGATAGAAGACCCGGACCTGATTTCCCAGGTCCCCAAATGGGTGGGCAACCGGGCTTTCCATTTGGGGGACCAAATCGACCGGCCAACCCACACAACAATCCCCCTGGAGTACCTCCATCGCCGGGTAACTACCCACCCCAGTCTGAATTTCAGCCCAACCAGCGTCCCTCAATGAGCAAGATAGGGTCCCTTTCACTGGGCTCTTTCAGCAAGCCTGGTTCAAAGGATAATACAATTTATGGACAGAGCTGTCTGGCAGCCCTTTCTACTGCCTGCCAGAATATGATCGCCAGCTTAGGGGCTCCTAACCTCAATGTCACATTTAACAAAAAGAACCAGAATGAAGGGAAACGCAAACTGAGTCAAACTGACCAGGACAGCAGCAATGGTGGACCAAACAGTGGATCtggaggcagtggtggtggtgccTCCACTGGCAATGGACCAGAATACTTCCAGAGCAACACTCCTCAAAATAATCCAATGGGGGTCTCTGGCAATGGGAGCGGTAAACTGGCCACACCTGCAGCCCAGAACACCACTCAGGGGCCAAACCAGCCATCACAACCAGAATGCAACCTGTCCCCAAACTATGCATTGGAGGCCATCCCAAGTGAAGGCAAAGGACagacggggagagggagagggaggagaaaaagggacagtggCCATGTCAGCCCAGGGAATTTTTTTGACAAATATTCGGCTGAGAACGTGAATCCTGGGGTCAGCCCAGGGCAACAGGGTCAGTCCACGCACGCTGGAGATCGAGGCGGGACTCCGCATGATAAATCCCTCACCTCTCCCTCGTGGGCAAAAGGGAATGACCTTCTACTCCCTGACCAACCTGACCTCATGTCCTCCCTCGACAGTGGGATTCAAAGTGTGACAAAATCCGACGGCAGCTCGCCTCAAGTCGACTTCTCGGATGATGTCGGCAACAACTATGGGAATGAGGACGAGGTGTCTTCGAGCTCCGACAACAACATATCCAAGCCCAGCCGGTTAGTGACCAGCTCCCCAAAACTGCAGCGAGCTGACCACGGGCTGATGAGCAGCCAGAAACCGATGGGTCACAGCATGCTCAATGCACACCCGAACAGCAACACTACCTCCAACACCGGGCCCGTCACCGACAGCTTTGGGCTCAGCAGCACCGGCAGTGGGCACCCGGGCACACCGGGCATGGAGCAGGTTCGCACTCCAACCAGCACATCGGCGCAGGACGAGATTCACCCACTGGAGATCCTGCAAGCACAGATTCAGCTACAGCGGCAACAGTTCAGCATATCTGAAGACCAGCCGCTCGCCATGAAGAACAAAAAAGCCGAATGCCCCGGGCAGAATGGGGACACAGAGCTGGCCGCTTGCGCCACGGACAATAGTAAAGCTGCCATCAGCACGATAGACATTGAGTCATTGATGGCAGAGCATAACTCTACCTGGTACATGCCCAACGACAAGGCCATGATGGATTCACAGGATGAAGACAAGCAAATGGCACCATGGGAAAAGGCCAAGTCTGCAAATACCAACAAAGAAG